The Staphylococcus sp. KG4-3 genome has a window encoding:
- a CDS encoding bifunctional oligoribonuclease/PAP phosphatase NrnA, with the protein MTKAFNQIMQEVEAAETIIIHRHVRPDPDAYGSQLGLKNYLKLKFPDKYIYAVGESEPSLDFIGTFDEIADDQYKDALVIVCDTANAPRISDERFDKGRMLIKIDHHPAVDQYGDINYVNDQASSTSEIIFDFIEHFNDLSIIDASVARVLYLGIVGDTGRFLFNNTTSHTMSVASQLLTFPFSHNEELNKMGEKDPKLLPFQGYVLQHFDLNDKGFCKVIITKDILEQFDIAANEASLFVNTIADIQGLKIWIFAVDEGSEIRCRIRSKGIIINDVASDFGGGGHPNASGVSVSDWARFNELADALNNKL; encoded by the coding sequence ATGACTAAAGCGTTTAACCAAATTATGCAAGAAGTAGAAGCAGCAGAAACGATTATTATACATAGGCATGTAAGACCAGATCCAGATGCTTATGGTTCACAATTAGGTTTGAAAAATTATCTAAAATTAAAGTTCCCAGACAAGTATATTTATGCAGTAGGGGAGTCGGAACCTTCATTAGACTTTATAGGGACATTTGATGAAATAGCTGATGATCAATATAAAGATGCACTCGTAATTGTCTGTGATACTGCTAACGCTCCTAGAATTAGTGATGAACGTTTTGACAAGGGACGTATGTTAATCAAGATTGACCATCATCCAGCAGTAGATCAATATGGTGATATTAACTACGTGAATGATCAAGCATCTTCAACAAGTGAAATTATATTTGATTTTATAGAACATTTTAACGATTTATCAATTATAGATGCTTCAGTAGCGAGAGTACTTTATTTAGGTATTGTAGGCGATACAGGACGTTTCCTATTTAACAATACGACGTCTCATACAATGAGTGTGGCAAGCCAATTGTTGACCTTTCCATTCAGCCATAATGAAGAACTTAATAAAATGGGTGAAAAAGATCCCAAATTATTACCTTTCCAAGGTTATGTATTGCAACATTTTGATTTGAATGACAAAGGCTTTTGTAAAGTCATCATTACCAAAGATATCCTCGAGCAATTTGATATTGCAGCAAATGAAGCGTCATTATTTGTAAATACTATTGCAGATATACAAGGCTTAAAAATATGGATTTTTGCTGTAGATGAAGGGTCTGAGATTAGATGCCGTATTAGGTCTAAAGGTATCATTATCAATGATGTTGCTAGTGACTTTGGAGGTGGCGGACACCCAAATGCTTCAGGTGTGTCGGTGAGCGATTGGGCTCGTTTTAATGAATTGGCAGACGCATTAAATAATAAATTGTAG
- a CDS encoding DRTGG domain-containing protein has protein sequence MTKHEQILSYIESLAVGQKISVRKIAKDLNVSEGTAYRAIKDAGQIGLVATIDRVGTVRIEKKSREQIEQLTFAEIVKIIDGQVLGGRNGLIKTLTKFAIGAMEIEDVVKYLSAHTLLIVGNRKDVQLAALKRGSAVLITGGFNTSPEIIKYADDHDLPILSSNYDTYLVANIINRAMYNQMIRKEILVVEDIVKPVNEDTVVFDHMSLNDYKVKASETGHSRFPVIDDEWRLVGIVTSKEIIKMQENDTLAQFMTKAPINVQLSTTVANCAHMMIWEGIELLPVITPSKKLIGVITRKDVLTAMQLLSRQPQVGETINDQIAKHITIANDGIQVQTTPLLTNQYGTLSKAVFVAIIEETVRYEMRKLKKLEVMIESLNIIYIKTVQIESEIHVHYEMLDVGRNFAKLEITMTSDSQQVAKAMIICQMID, from the coding sequence ATGACAAAGCATGAACAAATTTTATCATATATAGAATCTCTAGCAGTTGGTCAAAAAATTTCTGTTAGAAAAATTGCGAAAGATCTCAATGTCTCTGAAGGGACAGCTTATCGTGCTATCAAAGATGCTGGCCAAATTGGTTTAGTAGCTACAATTGATAGGGTCGGTACTGTTCGCATTGAGAAGAAATCACGAGAACAAATTGAACAATTAACTTTTGCTGAAATTGTAAAGATTATAGATGGTCAAGTACTTGGTGGTAGAAATGGATTAATTAAAACTCTCACAAAATTTGCAATAGGTGCGATGGAAATAGAGGATGTCGTAAAATATTTAAGCGCGCACACTTTGCTGATTGTTGGTAACCGTAAAGACGTGCAATTAGCAGCATTAAAAAGAGGAAGTGCAGTACTTATTACAGGTGGATTTAATACTTCACCTGAAATAATCAAGTATGCAGATGACCATGATCTACCAATACTTTCATCGAATTATGATACATACCTAGTTGCAAATATTATTAATAGAGCAATGTATAACCAAATGATTCGCAAAGAAATTTTAGTCGTTGAGGATATTGTTAAACCTGTAAATGAAGACACAGTGGTATTTGATCATATGTCTCTCAATGATTATAAAGTTAAAGCAAGTGAAACAGGTCATTCAAGATTTCCAGTTATAGATGATGAATGGCGACTTGTGGGCATAGTGACTAGCAAAGAGATTATAAAGATGCAAGAAAATGATACCCTTGCACAATTTATGACAAAAGCGCCAATTAATGTACAATTATCAACAACTGTTGCTAATTGTGCACATATGATGATTTGGGAAGGTATTGAATTGCTACCAGTGATTACACCAAGCAAGAAGCTTATAGGGGTTATCACAAGAAAAGATGTACTGACAGCCATGCAACTATTGAGTAGACAACCTCAAGTCGGTGAAACAATCAATGATCAAATTGCAAAGCATATTACTATTGCTAATGATGGCATACAAGTGCAGACTACTCCATTACTAACTAACCAATATGGTACATTAAGCAAAGCAGTTTTTGTAGCAATCATAGAAGAAACAGTACGTTATGAAATGAGAAAACTAAAAAAACTAGAAGTTATGATAGAAAGTTTGAATATTATATATATCAAAACAGTTCAAATTGAGTCGGAAATACATGTACATTATGAAATGTTAGATGTTGGAAGAAATTTTGCTAAATTAGAAATAACAATGACAAGTGATAGTCAACAAGTAGCTAAAGCAATGATAATTTGTCAGATGATAGATTAA
- a CDS encoding universal stress protein: MFKNILLGVDTTLKNEKALDEVSKLAGEGTKVTILNAISEQDAQASIKSGVHLDKLVEKRSEGLESTRNALKEYDIEYDEIIVRGNAKEQLVREANSGKYEIVVLSNRKAEDKKKFVLGSVSHKVAKRARIPVLIVK, encoded by the coding sequence ATGTTCAAAAATATATTACTTGGTGTTGATACAACACTTAAAAATGAAAAAGCACTTGATGAAGTTTCAAAATTAGCAGGAGAAGGTACAAAGGTTACAATTTTAAATGCAATTAGCGAACAGGATGCACAAGCATCAATCAAATCTGGTGTTCATTTAGATAAACTCGTAGAAAAACGTAGCGAAGGTCTCGAGAGTACACGTAACGCTTTAAAAGAATACGATATTGAGTATGACGAAATCATAGTCCGCGGGAATGCCAAAGAGCAATTAGTCAGAGAAGCTAACAGTGGTAAATACGAAATTGTTGTACTTAGTAACCGAAAAGCTGAAGATAAGAAAAAGTTTGTCTTAGGCAGTGTAAGTCATAAGGTTGCTAAAAGAGCACGCATCCCTGTATTAATAGTAAAGTAA
- a CDS encoding metal-dependent hydrolase has product MKLSFHGQSTIYFEANGKKVIVDPFITGNGMSDLDASTLEVDYIILTHGHGDHFGDTIELANRNHATVIGSAELGDYLTTYHNVEHVRPMNIGGKAELDFGSVKFVQAFHSSSLTDDNGVPVYLGMPMGVIIEAEGKTIYHTGDTGLFSDMKLIADRHPVDVCFIPIGDNFTMGIDDASYAINTFIKPKITVPVHYDTFELIEQDPNAFKEAVATGEVQILKPGEAVKF; this is encoded by the coding sequence ATGAAACTTTCATTTCATGGACAATCAACAATATATTTCGAGGCGAATGGTAAGAAGGTTATCGTAGATCCATTTATAACGGGTAACGGTATGTCAGATTTAGATGCATCGACATTGGAAGTTGACTATATCATTTTGACGCATGGCCATGGTGACCATTTTGGTGACACAATTGAACTTGCTAATAGAAACCATGCAACGGTTATTGGGTCTGCAGAATTAGGAGATTATTTGACTACATATCATAATGTAGAGCATGTTAGACCGATGAATATAGGTGGGAAAGCAGAGTTAGACTTCGGAAGTGTAAAATTTGTACAAGCATTTCATAGTTCAAGTTTAACAGATGATAATGGGGTGCCAGTATATTTAGGTATGCCAATGGGAGTTATTATAGAAGCTGAAGGCAAAACGATTTATCATACTGGAGATACAGGGTTATTTAGCGATATGAAATTAATTGCTGACCGTCATCCTGTGGATGTATGTTTTATTCCAATTGGTGATAATTTCACAATGGGTATAGACGACGCGAGTTATGCAATAAATACTTTTATTAAACCTAAAATTACAGTGCCAGTGCACTATGATACGTTTGAACTTATTGAACAAGATCCTAATGCATTTAAAGAGGCTGTCGCAACAGGAGAGGTTCAAATATTGAAACCAGGAGAAGCAGTAAAATTTTAA
- a CDS encoding Xaa-Pro peptidase family protein produces MKLEQITKELQTQQADAAWITTPLNIFYFTGYLSDPHERLLALLIKANGEQILFCPQLEMEDVKNSPFEGEIIGYLDTENGLDKYPLKINKLLVEAEHLTLHRQRALIDAFGVQQFGDIDQTIKELRNVKSEHEIATIKKACELADKCIEIGVAFLEEGVTERQVVNHIENEIKAYGVNEMSFDTMVLFGDHAASPHGTPGDRQLQKDEFVLFDLGVIYDNYCSDMTRTVRFGTPSDEAQEIYNIVLKAEQEAIAAIKPGVTIKDVDDIARNIISDAGYGEYFPHRLGHGLGLEEHEYQDISSSNTNQFVAGMVVTVEPGIYVPGVAGVRIEDDILVTKDRHESLTGYEK; encoded by the coding sequence ATGAAATTAGAACAGATTACTAAAGAATTACAAACACAACAAGCTGACGCAGCTTGGATTACGACACCACTGAACATATTTTATTTCACAGGTTACTTAAGTGATCCTCACGAACGTTTACTAGCTTTATTAATTAAAGCTAACGGAGAGCAAATTTTATTTTGCCCACAATTAGAAATGGAAGATGTTAAAAATTCGCCGTTTGAAGGAGAAATTATTGGCTATTTGGACACAGAAAATGGTTTAGATAAATACCCACTTAAAATCAATAAATTACTTGTTGAAGCGGAACACTTAACACTTCATCGTCAACGTGCGCTTATAGATGCATTTGGAGTTCAACAATTCGGTGATATCGACCAAACAATTAAAGAATTACGAAATGTTAAAAGCGAACATGAAATCGCTACTATTAAAAAAGCGTGTGAACTCGCAGATAAATGTATTGAAATTGGTGTAGCATTTTTAGAAGAAGGTGTCACAGAACGACAAGTTGTTAACCATATAGAAAATGAAATTAAAGCTTATGGTGTCAACGAAATGAGTTTCGATACAATGGTATTATTTGGTGATCACGCGGCCTCTCCTCACGGCACTCCAGGTGATCGTCAACTTCAAAAAGATGAGTTTGTTTTATTTGATTTAGGCGTAATTTACGATAATTATTGTAGTGATATGACAAGAACTGTTAGATTTGGCACACCTAGTGATGAAGCACAAGAAATTTATAATATCGTATTAAAAGCAGAACAAGAGGCTATCGCTGCTATAAAACCTGGTGTAACAATTAAAGATGTTGATGATATTGCACGTAATATCATTAGTGATGCTGGTTATGGTGAATATTTCCCTCATAGATTAGGTCATGGTTTAGGTCTAGAAGAACATGAATATCAAGATATTTCTAGTTCAAATACAAATCAATTTGTCGCTGGTATGGTAGTTACAGTAGAGCCAGGTATTTATGTACCTGGCGTAGCAGGTGTACGTATAGAAGACGACATTCTTGTTACCAAAGATAGACATGAAAGCTTGACTGGATACGAAAAATGA
- a CDS encoding copper homeostasis protein CutC — translation MIKEAVVETIQQVEHAISNGANRIELCDNLTVGGTTPSVGMVEIATEICHANHVEIAVMIRPRGGDFVYNLYDFEIMQRDIKTLKQFNVDYFVFGCLTQDAVLNEWQMKTLKQLADSIPVVCHMAFDEIHQHGQIKALHQLIDLKFTRLLTHGGASDTDIFDNLNHLGKLVVNSGGNIEIMPGGGLNKDNLQELLEAFPFQEVHGTKIV, via the coding sequence ATGATTAAAGAAGCAGTAGTTGAAACAATTCAGCAAGTCGAACATGCGATAAGTAACGGGGCGAATCGTATTGAACTATGTGACAACTTAACTGTTGGGGGCACAACGCCAAGTGTTGGTATGGTCGAAATTGCTACAGAAATATGTCACGCAAATCACGTAGAAATAGCAGTAATGATTCGACCACGCGGCGGAGATTTTGTCTATAATCTATATGACTTTGAAATTATGCAACGAGATATCAAGACACTAAAACAATTTAATGTTGATTATTTTGTATTTGGCTGTCTGACGCAAGATGCAGTTTTAAATGAATGGCAAATGAAAACATTAAAACAACTTGCTGACTCTATTCCTGTTGTTTGTCATATGGCATTCGACGAAATTCATCAGCATGGTCAAATTAAAGCGCTACACCAATTAATTGACCTTAAATTCACTAGATTGCTAACACATGGTGGTGCTAGTGACACTGATATCTTTGATAATTTAAATCATCTAGGTAAATTAGTCGTTAATTCAGGCGGCAACATTGAAATTATGCCTGGAGGCGGATTAAATAAGGATAATTTACAAGAACTTCTTGAAGCTTTCCCTTTTCAAGAGGTACACGGGACAAAAATCGTCTAA
- the ald gene encoding alanine dehydrogenase: MIIGIPKEIKNNENRVSLSPSGVHALVEQGHTVIVEKSAGLGSYFEDVDYTAAGAKIVNEQAEVWNVDMVMKVKEPLAEEFQYFKEGLILFTYLHLANEPALTQALLDNKVVGIAYETVQLPDRSLPLLTPMSEVAGRMSAQIGAEFLQKYKGGMGILLGGVPGVSKGRVSIIGGGQAGTNAAKIALGLGADVTILDVNPKRLQELEDLFDGRVHTIMSNPLNIEQCVKDSDLVIGAVLIPGAKAPNLVTEDMVKQMRDGAVIVDIAIDQGGIFETTDRISTHDDPTYKKHGVVHYAVANMPGAVPRTSTIALNNATLPYAQQLAGKGYLKALQDNQALSLGLNTINGKLTNKGVAEALKLSYTDIESALK, from the coding sequence ATGATTATAGGTATCCCTAAAGAGATTAAAAATAATGAAAATAGAGTGAGTTTGTCTCCGAGTGGTGTACATGCACTTGTTGAACAAGGGCACACTGTTATCGTTGAAAAATCTGCAGGTTTGGGTTCATATTTTGAAGACGTGGACTACACTGCAGCAGGGGCTAAAATTGTTAATGAGCAAGCAGAAGTTTGGAATGTAGATATGGTCATGAAAGTTAAAGAACCATTAGCAGAAGAGTTCCAATATTTTAAAGAAGGCTTAATTTTATTTACTTATTTACATTTAGCGAACGAACCAGCGTTAACTCAAGCTTTATTGGATAATAAAGTTGTTGGTATTGCATATGAAACTGTGCAATTGCCAGATCGTTCGTTACCATTGTTAACTCCAATGAGTGAAGTAGCGGGACGTATGTCTGCTCAAATTGGAGCTGAATTTTTACAAAAATATAAAGGCGGCATGGGTATACTTCTTGGTGGCGTACCGGGCGTTTCTAAAGGACGCGTATCAATTATCGGTGGGGGTCAAGCAGGTACAAATGCTGCAAAAATTGCGCTTGGACTAGGTGCAGATGTTACGATTTTAGATGTTAATCCTAAACGATTACAAGAATTGGAAGACTTATTTGATGGTCGAGTACACACAATTATGTCTAATCCTTTGAATATAGAGCAATGTGTGAAAGATAGCGATTTAGTCATTGGTGCAGTATTAATTCCTGGCGCTAAAGCTCCAAACCTTGTAACTGAAGATATGGTTAAACAAATGAGAGATGGTGCAGTCATAGTTGATATAGCAATTGATCAAGGCGGTATATTCGAAACAACTGACCGTATTTCTACACATGATGACCCAACTTATAAGAAACATGGTGTTGTACATTACGCAGTAGCAAATATGCCTGGTGCAGTGCCTCGTACATCAACGATTGCTTTGAATAATGCAACACTACCTTATGCGCAACAACTTGCTGGAAAAGGTTATTTAAAAGCATTACAAGATAATCAAGCATTGTCATTAGGTTTAAACACAATTAATGGTAAGCTTACCAATAAAGGCGTAGCTGAAGCATTAAAATTATCATATACCGATATTGAAAGTGCATTAAAATAA
- a CDS encoding universal stress protein, whose translation MLTYKNILIAVDGSHEAEWAFNKAVDVAKRNDSKLTVVNVIDSRTYSSYEVYDAQFTEKSKNFSEDLLKGYKEVATNAGVTDVETRLEFGSPKAIIPKKLAADVDADLIMCGTSGLNAVERFIVGSVSEAIVRHSPCDVLVVRTEELPEDFQPQVATDEFRSQYQAR comes from the coding sequence ATGCTAACTTATAAAAATATTTTAATAGCAGTTGATGGATCACATGAGGCAGAGTGGGCATTTAACAAGGCTGTAGACGTAGCAAAACGTAACGATTCAAAACTTACTGTTGTGAATGTTATTGATTCAAGAACATATTCTTCATACGAAGTATATGATGCGCAATTTACTGAGAAATCTAAAAATTTCTCTGAAGATTTATTAAAAGGTTATAAAGAAGTCGCTACAAATGCAGGTGTTACTGATGTTGAAACACGTTTAGAGTTTGGTTCACCAAAAGCAATTATTCCTAAAAAATTAGCTGCTGATGTCGATGCAGATTTAATTATGTGTGGTACGTCTGGTTTAAATGCAGTAGAAAGATTCATTGTTGGCTCTGTGTCTGAGGCTATTGTGCGTCATTCTCCTTGTGATGTATTAGTTGTACGTACAGAAGAACTTCCAGAAGACTTCCAACCACAAGTTGCCACTGATGAATTCAGATCACAATACCAAGCTCGTTAA
- a CDS encoding esterase-like activity of phytase family protein, translated as MQLVTKITFITLLAIVMINMISLNAFTTSAKDVTPHSHQVDKLRLIDNKTIPHEQTYNKTKVGGISGITYNPKSNKWYLLSDDRSEHSPSRFYEANLNYNLRQFNNINIKNVNNLKQPNGNNYISKKQFNNKSKDIVADPESIRFDPLTNNILYTSEGDRNLGLNPFIRFSNLNGTFISELPINESLKMDTQSKKGFRNNLAIEGSTFSVDGTSIWTSMEAPVIQDGPVPTADSGALSRITQYDRRGNVLSEYAYPIDSVPHVGDNTKTAENGVSEMLAINKHEFLTLERASVQSSDGSFNNYVRIYKIDVNHASDIKDTKTLQNAKVKPVKKKLVANLNNEQLDKVDNIEGMTFGKKLANGNDSLVVVSDNNFNKSQISQFIVFEVINNKT; from the coding sequence ATGCAACTAGTCACAAAAATTACCTTCATTACATTACTGGCTATTGTAATGATAAATATGATATCACTTAATGCATTCACAACAAGTGCAAAGGACGTTACGCCACACTCTCATCAAGTTGATAAGCTAAGACTTATAGACAATAAAACAATACCACATGAACAAACATATAATAAAACTAAAGTCGGTGGTATATCAGGTATTACATATAATCCAAAATCTAATAAGTGGTATCTCCTTAGTGACGACCGTTCGGAACATAGCCCTTCCAGATTTTATGAAGCGAATTTAAATTATAATCTTCGTCAGTTTAATAACATAAATATTAAAAATGTTAATAACTTAAAACAGCCAAATGGTAATAATTATATAAGTAAAAAACAATTTAATAATAAATCAAAGGATATTGTGGCGGACCCAGAATCAATCCGTTTTGATCCTTTGACGAACAATATTTTATATACAAGTGAAGGTGATCGAAATTTAGGATTAAATCCATTTATCAGGTTTAGTAATTTAAACGGTACCTTTATTTCTGAATTGCCTATTAACGAATCATTAAAAATGGATACTCAATCAAAAAAAGGATTTCGTAATAATCTAGCCATTGAAGGCAGTACTTTTTCAGTTGATGGCACATCTATATGGACATCTATGGAAGCACCAGTAATACAAGACGGACCTGTTCCTACAGCCGATTCAGGCGCCCTATCACGCATCACACAATATGATCGCAGAGGTAACGTATTATCAGAATATGCCTATCCAATCGATTCAGTGCCACATGTAGGAGACAACACTAAAACAGCAGAAAACGGCGTTTCTGAAATGTTAGCCATTAATAAACATGAATTTTTAACATTAGAAAGAGCTAGTGTTCAGTCATCAGATGGTTCATTTAATAACTATGTACGGATTTATAAAATAGATGTTAATCATGCATCTGACATAAAAGATACAAAGACTTTGCAAAATGCTAAAGTAAAACCTGTTAAAAAGAAATTAGTTGCTAATTTAAACAATGAGCAATTAGATAAAGTAGATAATATCGAAGGTATGACATTTGGAAAAAAACTAGCAAACGGTAATGATTCACTTGTAGTTGTATCAGATAATAACTTCAATAAATCACAAATATCACAATTCATTGTATTTGAAGTAATAAACAACAAGACGTAA